Proteins encoded together in one Deinococcus metalli window:
- a CDS encoding ComEA family DNA-binding protein — MKHHLIALTAAALLLAPATAFAKTTHTAMPKAAHTMQRVHINRATARQLETLPGVGKKIAAEIVKDRPFKNMASLTTKIKGISAMNIKKLEGLVSFN, encoded by the coding sequence ATGAAACACCACCTGATCGCTCTGACCGCCGCCGCATTGCTGCTTGCGCCCGCCACCGCCTTTGCCAAGACCACCCACACCGCCATGCCGAAGGCCGCGCACACCATGCAGCGCGTGCACATCAACCGGGCCACAGCGCGCCAGCTCGAGACCCTGCCCGGCGTGGGCAAGAAGATCGCCGCCGAGATCGTCAAGGACCGGCCGTTCAAGAACATGGCCAGCCTGACCACGAAGATCAAGGGCATCAGCGCCATGAACATCAAGAAGCTCGAGGGTCTGGTCAGCTTCAACTGA
- a CDS encoding malectin domain-containing carbohydrate-binding protein, with protein MHRRWVALRPPGRAAGLLLTALLAACTTPPTAPTPPGTSAPATSPVLSTENLDAFPVSGGGVTRLAFSRIHDNSGGQCIVGGQLVAAPCTVHDHATVRIHNIGAGPATLSSPQIDPAWTLDPGVAFPLQVAPGGSVDLPLTFVGDQAPTLPPRLYTGTFSVTTNDPGHPTLSVQLAGLWQATSERSSASNAYDEPSLELIRQALSVNVALSSPGDAPPTNDADPSDGSLQPYNRWGAVVAQGDEMLSAYWEAADPTRPVTVRQIGAWSGQTEHATLAYYAKGAPGTLHPLIERSAADSAQTLFPLGQGSATPGPSNTFTPGGPFGFNVTGDPGSGNAEFSDATLNRQRGQTGGDDPHGCEAYTTYANAPDNTDLCGQHLRFWPLTDASGARIPDAYMMAVDYQGVNDDYQDELYVMTNLKPAPILLKMGHGGAPYVGSDGRVWLPDRVAPPTGDTNVYFTPAQAVDEPATPYSGPVGNTTDPGLYRTYRGNVGAVPQAQRRLTYSIPIDDGTYGVKLYFVDQASTHAGERVFDVSAQGQVVIHDLDIYQESGGQDQALVRTLPGVSVTGGVLTLTLSASADYPALSAIEIDR; from the coding sequence GTGCACCGTAGATGGGTGGCGCTGCGCCCACCCGGCCGCGCCGCCGGACTGCTGCTGACCGCGCTGCTGGCCGCGTGCACGACGCCGCCGACCGCGCCGACCCCTCCAGGGACATCAGCACCGGCCACCTCACCGGTCCTGAGCACCGAGAACCTGGATGCCTTTCCGGTCTCCGGCGGCGGCGTGACCCGGCTGGCATTCAGCCGCATTCACGACAACAGCGGCGGCCAGTGCATCGTGGGCGGCCAGCTGGTCGCGGCCCCGTGCACCGTGCACGACCACGCCACCGTCCGCATCCACAACATCGGCGCGGGGCCGGCCACGCTGAGCTCGCCCCAGATCGACCCGGCGTGGACGCTCGATCCAGGCGTCGCCTTTCCGCTGCAGGTCGCGCCGGGGGGCAGCGTGGACCTTCCACTCACGTTCGTCGGGGATCAGGCGCCCACACTGCCGCCGCGGCTATACACCGGCACCTTCTCGGTCACGACCAACGATCCCGGCCATCCCACCCTGAGCGTGCAGCTCGCCGGGCTGTGGCAGGCCACGTCGGAGCGCTCCAGCGCAAGCAACGCATACGACGAGCCGAGCCTGGAGCTGATCCGGCAGGCGCTCAGCGTGAACGTGGCGCTCAGCAGCCCGGGCGACGCGCCGCCCACGAACGACGCCGATCCCTCGGACGGCAGTCTGCAGCCGTACAACCGCTGGGGCGCGGTGGTCGCGCAGGGAGACGAGATGCTGTCGGCATACTGGGAGGCGGCCGATCCCACCCGGCCCGTCACCGTCCGGCAGATCGGCGCGTGGTCCGGCCAGACCGAGCACGCCACGCTCGCGTACTACGCCAAAGGGGCGCCCGGCACCCTCCACCCGCTCATCGAGCGCTCGGCGGCGGACAGCGCCCAGACCCTCTTCCCGCTGGGACAGGGATCGGCCACGCCCGGCCCGTCGAACACGTTCACGCCCGGCGGGCCCTTCGGGTTCAACGTCACGGGCGATCCCGGCAGCGGCAACGCCGAGTTCAGCGACGCGACCCTCAACCGCCAGCGCGGCCAGACGGGCGGGGACGACCCCCACGGCTGCGAGGCCTACACCACGTATGCCAATGCCCCGGACAACACCGACCTGTGCGGGCAGCACCTGCGCTTCTGGCCCCTGACCGACGCGAGCGGCGCGCGCATCCCGGACGCCTACATGATGGCGGTCGACTACCAGGGCGTGAACGACGACTACCAGGACGAGTTGTACGTCATGACGAACCTGAAGCCCGCACCGATCCTGCTGAAGATGGGCCACGGGGGCGCGCCCTACGTGGGCAGTGACGGCCGGGTGTGGCTGCCGGACCGTGTGGCCCCGCCCACCGGCGACACGAACGTGTACTTCACGCCCGCCCAGGCGGTGGACGAGCCCGCCACGCCGTATTCCGGGCCGGTCGGCAACACCACGGACCCCGGCCTGTACCGCACGTACCGCGGCAATGTCGGCGCCGTCCCGCAGGCGCAGCGCCGCCTGACTTACAGCATTCCCATTGATGACGGCACGTACGGCGTCAAGCTGTACTTCGTGGACCAGGCGTCCACACACGCCGGCGAGCGCGTCTTCGACGTGTCGGCCCAGGGGCAGGTCGTGATCCATGACCTCGACATCTACCAGGAGAGCGGCGGGCAGGACCAGGCCCTGGTCAGGACGCTGCCGGGCGTGTCGGTCACGGGCGGCGTCCTGACCCTGACGCTGAGTGCCAGCGCGGATTATCCGGCCCTGAGCGCCATTGAGATCGACCGCTGA
- a CDS encoding Sec-independent protein translocase subunit TatA/TatB, with the protein MTGLLQPAHLLLVFVVLLIVFGPRRLPHLGRSAGAAIRAFRAGARDEDDGPPDTAPAARPAGEPSSHVDQHRAP; encoded by the coding sequence ATGACCGGACTCCTGCAACCCGCTCACCTGCTGCTCGTGTTCGTGGTCCTTCTGATCGTGTTCGGTCCCCGCCGGCTGCCGCACCTGGGCAGGAGCGCGGGCGCGGCCATCCGGGCATTCAGGGCGGGTGCCAGGGATGAGGACGACGGCCCGCCGGACACGGCTCCCGCGGCCCGGCCCGCTGGCGAGCCGTCCAGCCACGTGGACCAGCACCGTGCACCGTAG
- a CDS encoding ABC transporter substrate-binding protein, which produces MKKLGFFITLSACSMQVAAAQTTIEFWHTFGDAKRGGWIQDRASEYNKAHPGIQVMPTFKGSDNDLITATILSARQNTPPALTQIFEGGSQLALDSGVFQPVSGIKTVDFSDYIKPVINFYTIGGKVNSLPFNSSSPVLYYNKTLMKQAGLDPKRPPTTFGGLLADCKKIEAAKLGVKCFGMSLNGWFIENWMAEQGQPFLNNDNGRSGRATATNLDTPAARTIFAFFKTLQDNGYYSYTGKLEDFDGSDAIFNNQKVVYHVTSTSKIGNNSDAAKKAGFDLGVGVLPIPTGSKRNGVVLGGASLWIAKNISKEKAEAALDFALFMTNTKNMAEWHKLTGYYPVRQSSIARLRAEGWLAKAPLQLVAFNQQTNTIPSPATAGALNGAGPATRKIVEEAVQRVLSGTPVNDALKEAKTRADAAIADYNANFK; this is translated from the coding sequence ATGAAAAAGCTCGGATTCTTTATCACGCTTTCGGCCTGCTCAATGCAGGTTGCGGCCGCACAGACGACTATTGAGTTCTGGCATACCTTCGGTGATGCAAAACGGGGCGGCTGGATTCAGGACCGTGCGAGTGAATACAACAAGGCCCACCCTGGTATTCAGGTAATGCCCACGTTCAAGGGAAGCGACAACGATCTCATCACGGCGACCATCCTGTCGGCCCGGCAGAACACGCCGCCCGCACTGACGCAGATCTTCGAGGGTGGCAGCCAGCTCGCATTGGACAGCGGCGTCTTCCAGCCGGTCAGCGGCATCAAGACTGTCGATTTCAGCGATTACATCAAGCCGGTCATCAACTTCTACACCATCGGCGGGAAGGTCAATTCCCTGCCGTTCAACTCCTCCAGCCCCGTGCTGTACTACAACAAGACCCTGATGAAGCAGGCGGGCCTGGACCCTAAACGGCCGCCCACCACTTTCGGCGGGCTGCTGGCCGACTGCAAGAAGATCGAGGCGGCGAAACTGGGCGTGAAGTGCTTCGGCATGAGCCTGAACGGCTGGTTCATCGAGAACTGGATGGCCGAGCAGGGCCAGCCCTTCCTGAACAACGACAACGGGCGCAGCGGCCGCGCGACCGCCACCAACCTCGACACGCCCGCCGCGCGGACCATCTTTGCCTTCTTCAAGACCCTCCAGGACAACGGGTACTACAGCTACACCGGCAAGCTGGAGGACTTCGACGGCAGCGACGCGATCTTCAACAACCAGAAGGTCGTGTACCACGTCACGTCCACCTCGAAGATCGGCAACAACAGCGACGCGGCGAAGAAGGCGGGGTTTGACCTGGGGGTGGGCGTGCTGCCCATTCCCACCGGCAGCAAACGCAACGGCGTGGTGCTGGGCGGCGCCTCGTTGTGGATCGCCAAGAACATCAGCAAGGAGAAAGCGGAGGCGGCCCTAGACTTCGCGCTGTTCATGACGAACACCAAGAACATGGCCGAGTGGCACAAGCTGACCGGGTACTACCCCGTGCGCCAGAGCTCCATCGCGCGGCTCCGGGCGGAGGGCTGGCTGGCGAAGGCGCCGCTGCAACTCGTGGCGTTCAACCAGCAGACGAACACCATTCCGAGCCCCGCCACGGCCGGCGCACTCAACGGCGCCGGTCCAGCCACCCGCAAGATCGTGGAGGAGGCCGTGCAGCGCGTGCTGAGCGGCACGCCGGTGAACGACGCCCTGAAGGAAGCCAAGACGCGGGCCGACGCCGCCATTGCCGACTACAACGCCAACTTCAAGTGA